The Streptomyces sp. NBC_01275 genome has a segment encoding these proteins:
- a CDS encoding DUF192 domain-containing protein, with product MTRRRWSDGRGELLVGGEGGLRLPLEVATSYRARTKGLLGRDRVDGAMLLSPAGSVHTFRMRIPIDVAYLDRRLTVIAVRTMRPGRLGLPRLRSRHVLEAGAGALEEWGVRVGVRVEVVVQGKGR from the coding sequence ATGACACGGCGGCGCTGGAGTGACGGGCGGGGGGAGCTTCTGGTGGGCGGCGAGGGGGGCCTGCGGCTTCCGTTGGAGGTCGCGACCTCGTACCGGGCGCGGACCAAGGGGCTGCTCGGGCGGGACCGCGTCGACGGGGCGATGCTGCTGTCGCCCGCGGGCAGCGTCCACACCTTTCGGATGCGGATTCCGATCGACGTCGCCTACCTCGACCGCCGCCTCACCGTCATCGCCGTGCGCACCATGCGGCCGGGGCGGCTGGGGCTGCCTCGGCTGCGGTCCCGGCATGTGCTGGAGGCGGGGGCGGGGGCCTTGGAGGAGTGGGGGGTGCGGGTGGGGGTACGGGTGGAGGTCGTCGTTCAGGGCAAGGGGAGGTGA
- a CDS encoding OmpA family protein, which yields MTPRLTLAVTTVTLLVAANLAVLPSAHADDTPSVPPGTEPTATAPVEVDPNDPDLKLPEGGTLAEPKVLDIKQVVEDESGDERREDTNADVTFALQAEVLFSKNSAKLGAQAKARIATIAEEIKKQNTNLIRVFGFTDDLGSSAHGDVLSKQRADAVQAELAGDLNDPNITFEVRGYGEQYPIADNSTEAGRKKNRRVEVTFPRTVS from the coding sequence ATGACCCCTCGTCTCACCCTCGCCGTCACCACCGTGACGCTTCTGGTCGCCGCGAACCTCGCCGTGCTGCCCTCGGCCCACGCCGACGACACCCCGAGCGTGCCCCCGGGCACCGAACCCACCGCCACCGCCCCCGTCGAGGTCGACCCGAACGACCCGGACCTCAAGCTCCCGGAGGGCGGGACCCTCGCCGAGCCCAAGGTGCTGGACATCAAGCAGGTCGTGGAGGACGAGTCCGGTGACGAGCGCCGTGAGGACACCAACGCGGACGTGACCTTCGCGCTCCAGGCGGAGGTCCTCTTCAGCAAGAACAGCGCGAAACTCGGCGCGCAGGCGAAGGCCCGTATCGCCACGATCGCGGAGGAGATCAAGAAGCAGAACACCAACCTGATCCGTGTCTTCGGCTTCACGGACGACCTGGGCTCCTCGGCCCACGGCGACGTCCTGTCCAAGCAGCGCGCGGACGCCGTCCAGGCCGAACTCGCGGGCGACCTGAACGACCCGAACATCACCTTCGAGGTACGCGGTTACGGCGAGCAGTACCCGATCGCCGACAACTCGACCGAGGCCGGCCGCAAGAAGAACCGCCGAGTGGAGGTCACCTTCCCCCGCACAGTGAGCTGA
- a CDS encoding isoprenyl transferase: MNLRDKLRGLLVRLYARRVEGHLDHAQVPKHIGVIMDGNRRWAKAAGSTTEHGHRAGAEKIEEFLGWCTETDVEVVTLWLLSTDNLDRPQDELVPLLGIIEDVVRTLAADGRWRVHHVGTPDILPSHVQTALKEAEEGTAHVDGILVNVAIGYGGRQEIADAVRAMIVDAADKGASMEDLADSVTVDKIGRHLYTGAQPDPDLVIRTSGEQRLSGFMLWQTAHAEYYFCEVFWPAFRKVDFLRALRDYAARHRRYGG, from the coding sequence GTGAACCTGCGCGACAAGCTGCGCGGCCTTCTGGTCAGGCTGTACGCACGCCGGGTGGAAGGCCACCTGGACCACGCTCAGGTGCCCAAGCACATCGGCGTCATCATGGACGGGAACCGACGCTGGGCGAAGGCCGCGGGTTCCACCACCGAACACGGTCACCGGGCGGGCGCCGAGAAGATCGAGGAGTTCCTCGGCTGGTGCACCGAGACGGACGTCGAGGTCGTCACCCTCTGGCTGCTGTCGACGGACAACCTCGACCGCCCCCAGGACGAACTCGTCCCGCTCCTCGGCATCATCGAGGACGTCGTGCGCACCCTCGCCGCCGACGGCCGCTGGCGCGTCCACCACGTCGGCACGCCCGACATCCTCCCCTCCCATGTGCAGACCGCGCTGAAGGAGGCCGAGGAGGGCACCGCCCACGTCGACGGGATACTGGTCAACGTCGCCATCGGGTACGGCGGTCGGCAGGAGATCGCCGACGCGGTGCGCGCGATGATCGTGGACGCCGCCGACAAGGGCGCCTCCATGGAGGACCTTGCCGACTCCGTCACCGTCGACAAGATCGGCCGCCACCTCTACACCGGCGCCCAGCCCGATCCCGACCTGGTGATCCGCACCAGCGGCGAGCAGCGGCTGTCCGGTTTCATGCTGTGGCAGACGGCCCATGCGGAGTACTACTTCTGCGAGGTCTTCTGGCCGGCCTTCCGCAAGGTCGACTTCCTGCGCGCCCTGCGCGACTACGCGGCCCGCCACCGCCGCTACGGCGGCTGA
- a CDS encoding class I SAM-dependent methyltransferase has protein sequence MKDDGTRRPTFEELLAEGAAVPTDGWDFSWFEGRASEARPTWGYAVSLAGRLAGGSAVLDVQTGGGEVLDFALGRVAPEAPGLVVATEGWPANVAKATALLRPRGVAVVASPEDAPLPFADGAFDLVASRHPVRPLWGEITRVLRPGGTYFAQHVGPRSVFELVEYFLGPQPEAGSSARHPDRERADAEAAGLEVVDLRAERLRVEFHDVAAVVHFLRKVVWMVPGFTVAAYRPRLRALHEQIEAEGPFVAHSARHLFEARRR, from the coding sequence ATGAAGGACGACGGCACCAGACGCCCCACGTTCGAAGAGCTGCTCGCCGAGGGGGCCGCCGTGCCCACGGACGGGTGGGACTTCTCGTGGTTCGAGGGGCGAGCCAGTGAGGCGCGGCCGACCTGGGGGTATGCGGTGTCCCTGGCCGGGCGGCTGGCCGGGGGGAGTGCCGTGCTCGATGTGCAGACCGGGGGAGGGGAGGTCCTGGACTTCGCCCTCGGCCGGGTCGCGCCCGAGGCCCCCGGTCTCGTGGTCGCGACCGAAGGGTGGCCGGCGAACGTGGCCAAGGCGACGGCGTTGCTGCGGCCGCGGGGCGTCGCGGTCGTCGCGTCTCCGGAGGACGCCCCGCTGCCCTTCGCGGACGGGGCCTTCGACCTCGTCGCCAGCAGGCACCCCGTACGTCCCCTGTGGGGCGAGATCACCCGCGTCCTGCGACCCGGCGGTACGTACTTCGCGCAGCACGTCGGTCCGCGCAGCGTCTTCGAGCTCGTCGAGTACTTCCTCGGGCCGCAGCCGGAGGCGGGGAGCAGCGCCCGGCATCCCGACCGCGAGCGCGCCGACGCCGAGGCGGCGGGCCTGGAGGTCGTGGACCTGCGGGCGGAACGCCTGCGGGTCGAGTTCCACGACGTCGCCGCCGTCGTCCACTTCCTGCGCAAGGTGGTGTGGATGGTGCCGGGCTTCACCGTGGCCGCGTACCGGCCCCGGCTGCGCGCCCTGCACGAACAGATCGAGGCCGAGGGCCCCTTCGTCGCCCACAGCGCCCGGCATCTCTTCGAGGCCCGCCGACGGTAG
- a CDS encoding roadblock/LC7 domain-containing protein: protein MDHKALAREMRGLREQVSGITDTAVAAADGLLIAADTADAIDPEGLAALAAAGLGLARRTAAATARGALHRTVAYGSHGCAAFYAVGDSALMVVLGDEGMDVERLHTATQPALRRIDRILTQKAAEGV from the coding sequence ATGGACCACAAAGCCCTCGCGCGGGAGATGCGCGGCCTGCGTGAGCAGGTGAGCGGTATCACCGACACGGCGGTGGCGGCGGCCGACGGACTGCTCATCGCCGCCGACACCGCCGACGCCATCGACCCGGAGGGCCTCGCCGCCCTCGCCGCGGCCGGCCTCGGCCTCGCCCGACGCACCGCCGCGGCGACCGCCCGCGGCGCCCTGCACCGCACGGTGGCCTACGGCAGTCACGGCTGCGCCGCGTTCTACGCGGTCGGCGACAGCGCGCTGATGGTCGTACTCGGCGACGAGGGCATGGACGTGGAGCGCCTGCACACGGCGACCCAGCCCGCCCTGCGCCGGATCGACCGGATCCTCACCCAGAAAGCCGCCGAAGGAGTCTGA
- a CDS encoding pilus assembly protein TadG-related protein: MRKRTHGDAGQVFPIYITVVAGLLFLAFAYFAVGQAAVNRNGAQTAADAAALAAAQETRDRLADRWTLDVLDPTQWQDIFDGVGATTECGEAARLAALNDAGDVRCDRIGLRYDVTVQANKSAGKSVIPATSVTQAHASATAVIESLCTFEPAPEESGDPGNTGEPEDPGDPEDPDDPQDVVLPRLTCKDGRIWDLDPADLTDLPGPEDLFDVHLATG; encoded by the coding sequence CTGCGCAAGCGCACGCACGGCGACGCAGGGCAGGTCTTCCCCATCTACATCACGGTGGTGGCGGGCCTGCTCTTTCTCGCGTTCGCGTACTTCGCGGTCGGGCAGGCCGCGGTGAACCGCAACGGCGCGCAGACGGCCGCCGACGCGGCGGCGCTGGCGGCGGCCCAGGAGACCAGGGACCGACTCGCCGACCGGTGGACGCTGGACGTCCTCGACCCGACGCAATGGCAGGACATCTTCGACGGCGTCGGAGCGACGACCGAGTGCGGGGAGGCGGCCCGGCTCGCGGCGCTGAACGACGCGGGCGATGTCCGGTGCGACCGCATCGGCCTGCGCTATGACGTCACCGTCCAGGCGAACAAGTCGGCGGGGAAGTCCGTGATCCCTGCCACGAGCGTCACGCAGGCACACGCCTCCGCCACTGCCGTGATCGAGTCGCTGTGCACGTTCGAGCCTGCGCCAGAGGAGTCCGGCGACCCGGGGAACACCGGCGAGCCCGAGGATCCGGGTGACCCCGAAGATCCTGATGACCCCCAGGACGTCGTGCTGCCGAGGCTCACCTGCAAGGACGGGAGGATCTGGGACCTGGACCCGGCCGATCTCACCGATCTGCCCGGCCCCGAAGACCTCTTCGACGTCCACCTGGCCACAGGCTGA
- a CDS encoding AI-2E family transporter yields the protein MSRVPGWLGRLGAGLTEMGERLDERRAEVEREGREGVDADPVPDPPDTAVAPPVEEEPPPAGPPPGPRSDPAHAVPWGVRVAAEAGWRLLVLAGTVWVLMRVISAVQLVVLAFVVALLLTALLEPTVTRLKRAGVPGGLATALTAILGFVVIGLMGWFVTWQVMENIDNLSDQVQDGIDDLRRWLLNSPFHVTDKQINGIAKNLREAVGTNTDSITSAGLEGVTVVVEALTGILLAFFSTLFLLYDGKRIWEWTLKLVPAAARPGVAGAGPRAWATLTAYVRGTVIVALIDAIFIGLGIYFLDVPMAVPLAVFIFLFSFIPLVGAVASGALAVVVALVTQGVFTAVMSLAVVLAVQQIEGHILQPFILGRAVRVHPLAVVLSVAAGGMVAGIGGAIVAVPLVAVTNTVVGYLNTYSREQALRQSPQPRGATAAHVAPVSAPTDRHSTESADSIPSTDSTDSVK from the coding sequence ATGTCGCGAGTGCCAGGGTGGCTCGGCCGGCTCGGCGCCGGTCTGACCGAGATGGGTGAGCGGCTGGACGAACGCCGTGCCGAGGTCGAGCGGGAGGGCCGGGAGGGCGTCGACGCCGACCCCGTACCGGACCCGCCCGACACCGCCGTGGCGCCGCCCGTCGAGGAGGAGCCCCCGCCCGCCGGGCCGCCGCCCGGGCCGCGGTCCGATCCCGCGCACGCCGTGCCGTGGGGGGTCAGGGTCGCCGCCGAGGCGGGCTGGCGGCTGCTGGTGCTGGCCGGGACCGTCTGGGTCCTGATGAGGGTCATCAGCGCCGTCCAACTGGTCGTCCTGGCCTTCGTGGTCGCACTGTTGCTCACCGCGCTGCTCGAGCCCACCGTCACCCGGCTGAAGCGCGCGGGCGTGCCCGGCGGGCTGGCGACCGCGCTGACGGCCATCCTCGGGTTCGTCGTCATCGGCCTGATGGGCTGGTTCGTGACCTGGCAGGTCATGGAGAACATCGACAACCTCTCCGACCAGGTCCAGGACGGCATCGACGACCTGCGCCGCTGGCTGCTCAACAGCCCCTTCCACGTCACCGACAAGCAGATCAACGGCATCGCCAAGAACCTGCGCGAGGCGGTCGGCACCAACACCGACTCGATCACCTCCGCGGGCCTGGAGGGCGTCACGGTCGTCGTCGAGGCGCTCACCGGCATCCTGCTGGCGTTCTTCTCCACGCTCTTCCTGCTCTACGACGGCAAGCGCATCTGGGAGTGGACGCTCAAGCTGGTCCCCGCCGCGGCCCGGCCGGGCGTGGCGGGCGCGGGCCCGCGGGCCTGGGCGACGCTCACGGCGTACGTCCGCGGCACGGTGATAGTGGCCCTCATCGACGCCATCTTCATCGGCCTCGGCATCTACTTCCTCGATGTGCCGATGGCCGTGCCGCTCGCCGTCTTCATCTTCCTGTTCTCCTTCATCCCGCTGGTCGGCGCGGTCGCCTCCGGCGCGCTGGCCGTGGTGGTCGCGCTGGTCACGCAGGGCGTGTTCACCGCCGTGATGTCCCTCGCGGTCGTGCTGGCGGTGCAGCAGATCGAGGGGCACATCCTCCAGCCCTTCATCCTCGGCCGGGCGGTACGGGTCCACCCGCTCGCGGTGGTCCTCTCGGTCGCGGCGGGCGGCATGGTGGCCGGCATCGGCGGCGCGATCGTCGCCGTACCCCTGGTGGCCGTGACGAACACGGTGGTCGGCTATCTGAACACCTACTCACGCGAACAGGCGCTACGGCAGTCCCCGCAGCCGCGGGGCGCCACGGCGGCGCACGTGGCCCCGGTGTCGGCGCCGACGGACCGGCACTCCACCGAATCCGCCGACTCCATCCCCTCCACCGACTCCACCGATTCGGTCAAATGA
- a CDS encoding MarR family transcriptional regulator, with protein MSGYELLARDLAACGRDGFTGEVRVSGSPGGSFHLAGGLVVAVESPGAPAPEALLLRSGRIAGEEWAALVRESGGSRWPAAGLIAHGYAGAAQLRVVCAMALQDAVFAVVAGSVDGCERGPAPGPPPASIAVGEPPTRLLQEASRKLGALLALPYPVRPERERPVPASLSYAAARLSALQRELLTHADGRRTARDLAFRTGRGVYTVTVEVARMLGEGLLECAGAPAPIPVRLPPDGHGVRPREPAPPPPPPPAPAAEPAALPRRLPGASGINEALTPERNGPGWKEFFRLRNPTAK; from the coding sequence ATGTCGGGCTACGAGCTGCTGGCACGCGACCTGGCCGCGTGCGGGCGTGACGGCTTCACCGGGGAAGTGCGCGTGTCCGGCTCGCCCGGCGGCTCCTTCCATCTGGCGGGCGGGCTGGTCGTCGCCGTCGAATCGCCCGGCGCGCCCGCACCCGAGGCCCTGCTGCTGCGCTCCGGGCGGATCGCCGGCGAGGAGTGGGCGGCCCTGGTGCGCGAGTCCGGCGGCTCGCGCTGGCCCGCCGCCGGGCTGATCGCCCACGGCTACGCGGGGGCCGCCCAACTCCGGGTGGTCTGCGCGATGGCCCTCCAGGACGCCGTGTTCGCAGTCGTCGCGGGCAGCGTCGACGGCTGCGAACGCGGTCCGGCGCCCGGTCCGCCGCCCGCCTCGATCGCCGTCGGCGAACCGCCCACCCGGCTGCTCCAGGAGGCGTCCCGCAAGCTGGGCGCGCTGCTGGCGCTGCCCTACCCCGTACGTCCGGAGCGGGAACGTCCCGTGCCCGCCTCCCTCTCCTACGCCGCCGCCCGGCTGAGCGCCCTCCAGCGCGAGCTGCTCACCCACGCCGACGGCCGGCGCACCGCCCGCGACCTCGCCTTCCGCACCGGGCGCGGGGTCTACACCGTCACCGTCGAGGTGGCGCGGATGCTCGGCGAGGGGCTCCTGGAGTGCGCGGGCGCGCCCGCCCCGATCCCGGTCCGGCTGCCGCCCGACGGACACGGGGTCCGCCCCCGCGAACCCGCCCCGCCGCCCCCGCCGCCGCCCGCGCCGGCTGCGGAACCGGCCGCCCTGCCCCGCCGCCTCCCCGGCGCCAGCGGCATCAACGAGGCCCTCACACCGGAACGGAACGGCCCCGGCTGGAAGGAGTTCTTCCGCCTACGGAATCCCACGGCGAAATAG
- a CDS encoding transglycosylase SLT domain-containing protein, translated as MSRISVRGFAVASATAVTAVGSVVGVASGSVAQPNDAEATASDATLLADIPVGQQAQVQTASLTQQASYQAIAADEGAKKDAEEAARKAAAETAVAKKEAAEKAAKDRAEAKAKASRSAGDFPIQSSYTVAQIQAMAAQMVPSGQFQCFSNIVDHESSWNYHAVNASSGAYGLFQALPAGKYASAGSDWQTNPATQIKWGLNYMDSRYGSPCEAWSFWQANHWY; from the coding sequence GTGAGCCGGATCTCGGTCCGGGGATTCGCAGTGGCCTCGGCCACGGCGGTCACCGCCGTCGGAAGCGTCGTCGGCGTTGCCTCGGGCAGCGTTGCGCAGCCCAACGACGCAGAAGCGACGGCCAGCGACGCGACGCTCCTCGCCGACATACCCGTGGGCCAGCAGGCCCAGGTGCAGACGGCTTCCCTGACGCAGCAGGCCAGCTACCAGGCCATCGCCGCGGACGAGGGCGCCAAGAAGGACGCCGAGGAAGCGGCCCGCAAGGCCGCCGCCGAGACCGCCGTCGCGAAGAAGGAGGCCGCCGAGAAGGCGGCCAAGGACCGCGCCGAGGCGAAGGCCAAGGCCAGCCGCAGCGCGGGCGACTTCCCGATCCAGAGCTCCTACACGGTCGCGCAGATCCAGGCCATGGCCGCGCAGATGGTGCCGAGCGGCCAGTTCCAGTGCTTCAGCAACATCGTGGACCACGAGTCCAGCTGGAACTACCACGCCGTCAACGCCTCCTCCGGCGCCTACGGACTCTTCCAGGCCCTGCCCGCCGGCAAGTACGCCTCCGCCGGCTCCGACTGGCAGACCAACCCGGCCACCCAGATCAAGTGGGGCCTGAACTACATGGACAGCCGGTACGGCAGCCCCTGTGAGGCCTGGTCGTTCTGGCAGGCCAACCACTGGTACTAG
- a CDS encoding transglycosylase SLT domain-containing protein — translation MSRISVRGFAVVSATAVTTVGAVMGVAQANPGQPGDDAEATAGDSTLLADLPVGQQVQVQSASLTQQATTQAIAADTTAKKSAEEAARVQAAKDAVAKQKAAAAKEKADKAAKAAADAAKAEVDSAVETTSTSGSFPQQASYTVAEVQAIARQMVPSSQFQCFSNIVNHESTWNYRAVNPSSGAYGLVQAYPGSKMSSAGADWRTNPATQIKWGLSYMDSRYGSPCDAWAFWQANGSY, via the coding sequence GTGAGTCGGATATCGGTCCGGGGATTCGCCGTGGTCTCGGCCACCGCGGTCACCACCGTCGGCGCCGTCATGGGAGTGGCCCAGGCCAATCCCGGGCAGCCCGGCGACGACGCGGAGGCGACGGCGGGCGACTCCACCCTTCTCGCCGACTTACCCGTAGGCCAGCAGGTCCAGGTGCAGTCGGCCTCGCTGACCCAGCAGGCCACCACCCAGGCCATCGCCGCGGACACCACCGCCAAGAAGTCGGCGGAGGAAGCCGCCCGGGTGCAGGCCGCCAAGGACGCGGTGGCCAAGCAGAAGGCCGCGGCGGCCAAGGAGAAGGCCGACAAGGCGGCCAAGGCCGCCGCCGACGCGGCCAAGGCCGAGGTCGACTCCGCCGTCGAGACGACCTCGACCAGCGGAAGCTTCCCCCAGCAGGCGTCGTACACCGTCGCCGAGGTGCAGGCCATCGCACGCCAGATGGTGCCCAGCAGCCAGTTCCAGTGCTTCAGCAACATCGTGAACCACGAGTCCACCTGGAACTACCGGGCGGTCAACCCCTCTTCCGGCGCCTACGGCCTCGTCCAGGCCTATCCCGGCTCGAAGATGTCGTCCGCCGGCGCCGACTGGCGCACCAACCCGGCCACCCAGATCAAGTGGGGCCTCAGCTACATGGACAGCCGGTACGGCAGCCCCTGCGACGCCTGGGCCTTCTGGCAGGCCAACGGCTCCTACTAG
- a CDS encoding PhoH family protein, whose protein sequence is MVTSTKRRMPDRRTYVLDTSVLLADPNALTRFDEHEVVLPIVVVTELEAKRHHPELGYFARQALRLLDDYRVKFGRLDAPIPIGELGGTVRVELNHSDPSVLPSGYRLGDNDSRILAVARNLQAEGFDVTVVSKDLPLRIKASSVGLLAEEYRAELAITGSSGWTGMSELTLSGEQVDILFEEGHAYVPEVADLPVHTGLTIQSERGKALGRVTADGNVRLVRGDREAFGIKGRSAEQRIALDMLLDPDIGILSMGGRAGTGKSALALCAGLEAVLERRQHQKVMVFRPLYAVGGQELGYLPGSEADKMGPWAQAVFDTLSAVTSREVIEEVTARGMLEVLPLTHIRGRSLHDAFVIVDEAQSLERNVLLTVLSRIGANSRVVLTHDVAQRDNLRVGRYDGVVAVVEKLKGHPLFAHVTLTRSERSQIAALVTEMLEDGQI, encoded by the coding sequence GTGGTGACCAGCACAAAGCGCCGTATGCCAGACCGGCGCACCTATGTTCTCGACACCAGCGTCCTGCTGGCCGACCCGAACGCCCTGACCCGCTTCGACGAGCACGAGGTAGTGCTCCCGATCGTCGTGGTCACGGAGCTGGAGGCGAAGCGGCACCATCCCGAACTCGGCTACTTCGCCCGGCAGGCCCTGCGCCTGCTGGACGACTACCGGGTGAAGTTCGGTCGCCTCGACGCCCCCATCCCGATCGGCGAACTGGGCGGGACCGTCCGTGTCGAGCTCAACCACTCGGACCCCAGTGTGCTGCCTTCCGGCTACCGCCTGGGGGACAACGACTCCCGCATCCTCGCGGTCGCCCGCAATCTGCAGGCCGAGGGATTCGACGTCACCGTGGTGTCGAAGGACCTTCCGCTCAGGATCAAGGCGTCCTCGGTCGGCCTCCTCGCCGAGGAGTACCGGGCCGAGCTCGCCATCACGGGCTCCTCCGGCTGGACCGGAATGTCCGAACTGACCCTGTCCGGCGAGCAGGTGGACATCCTCTTCGAGGAGGGGCACGCCTATGTGCCCGAGGTCGCCGACCTTCCCGTGCACACCGGTCTGACCATCCAGTCGGAGCGCGGCAAGGCCCTGGGCCGGGTCACCGCCGACGGCAACGTCCGTCTGGTGCGCGGCGATCGGGAGGCCTTCGGCATCAAGGGCCGCAGCGCCGAGCAGCGCATCGCGCTCGACATGCTGCTCGACCCGGACATCGGCATCCTGTCGATGGGCGGCCGGGCCGGCACCGGCAAGTCGGCGCTCGCGCTGTGCGCGGGTCTGGAGGCGGTCCTGGAGCGCCGCCAGCACCAGAAGGTGATGGTCTTCCGGCCGCTGTACGCGGTGGGCGGACAGGAACTGGGCTATCTGCCCGGTTCCGAGGCCGACAAGATGGGCCCCTGGGCACAGGCGGTCTTCGACACGCTGTCGGCGGTCACCTCGCGGGAGGTCATCGAGGAGGTCACCGCCCGCGGCATGCTGGAGGTCCTCCCGCTCACCCACATCCGCGGCCGCTCCCTCCACGACGCCTTCGTGATCGTGGACGAGGCCCAGTCCCTCGAACGGAACGTCCTGCTGACCGTTCTGTCGCGAATCGGCGCGAATTCCCGGGTCGTTCTGACCCATGATGTGGCGCAAAGGGACAATCTGCGGGTCGGCCGCTACGACGGCGTCGTCGCCGTCGTCGAGAAACTGAAGGGGCATCCGCTTTTCGCGCACGTCACGCTCACCAGGTCCGAGAGGTCCCAGATCGCGGCGCTTGTGACGGAAATGCTGGAGGACGGGCAGATCTGA